In one window of Vallitalea okinawensis DNA:
- a CDS encoding ornithine aminomutase subunit alpha, whose protein sequence is MGKTRQDDFESRRQHLAGLSEEELENKFWSLVEQIVDPMIDLAKKNTTPSIERSVLLRMGFSSIESKAIVDGVLDRGLMGKGAGHVVYRVAKDNNLTVREAGLKLAEGDTELWDSIANVFKGGGENGTKA, encoded by the coding sequence GTGGGTAAAACACGTCAAGACGATTTCGAATCAAGAAGACAACATTTAGCAGGGTTAAGTGAAGAAGAATTAGAAAATAAATTTTGGAGTTTAGTTGAACAAATAGTTGATCCGATGATTGATTTAGCTAAAAAAAATACCACACCTAGTATTGAACGTTCTGTGTTATTAAGAATGGGTTTTTCAAGTATAGAATCAAAAGCTATTGTTGATGGCGTTTTAGACAGAGGTTTAATGGGAAAAGGTGCAGGTCATGTTGTTTATCGCGTTGCTAAGGATAATAATTTGACTGTTAGAGAAGCGGGCTTAAAGTTAGCTGAAGGGGATACAGAACTTTGGGATAGCATAGCTAATGTCTTTAAAGGAGGCGGAGAAAATGGAACTAAAGCCTAA
- the ord gene encoding 2,4-diaminopentanoate dehydrogenase — MDNVKVIIWGFGAMGSGMANMLLKKKGVEIVGVCDIDPNKVGKSMFEVLNAERNNHPEVILTNEIESIIQDTKADVALLCTDSFTKGAFPKIKLLVEHGLNVVSTAEEMSYPKAGSPELAEEINRLAKANNVTVLGTGINPGLMMDFLAIVLTGACEEVEEIECERVNNLSPFGPVVMEEQGVGITVEEFDRKTEEGTLAGHVGFAESIEMIADGIGWKLDGPITQSQEAIVSSVYRKAPFAEVEAGNVAGVRMLGQGMVDGQRKLNMIHPQQVEPQLEGVHTGDYIRIKGIPNIDMSITPEVPGGIGTIAMCVNMIPHVINARSGLKTMLDLPVPRAIMGDMRDLIEE, encoded by the coding sequence GTGGATAATGTAAAAGTTATTATCTGGGGTTTTGGCGCAATGGGTAGTGGAATGGCCAATATGTTACTCAAGAAAAAAGGCGTTGAAATCGTAGGTGTTTGTGATATAGACCCAAATAAAGTTGGTAAGAGTATGTTTGAAGTTTTAAATGCTGAAAGAAATAATCATCCTGAAGTAATCTTGACAAACGAAATTGAAAGTATTATTCAAGATACAAAGGCTGATGTTGCATTATTATGTACAGACTCCTTTACAAAAGGTGCATTCCCAAAAATTAAACTTTTAGTAGAGCATGGATTAAACGTTGTTTCAACAGCAGAAGAAATGTCTTATCCTAAAGCAGGCTCACCAGAGTTGGCAGAAGAAATAAATCGATTAGCTAAAGCAAACAATGTAACTGTTTTGGGAACAGGAATTAATCCTGGTTTAATGATGGATTTCTTAGCTATTGTCTTAACTGGTGCTTGTGAAGAAGTTGAAGAAATAGAATGCGAACGTGTTAATAATCTATCACCCTTTGGACCAGTTGTAATGGAAGAACAAGGTGTTGGTATAACTGTTGAGGAGTTTGATAGAAAAACTGAAGAAGGTACTCTTGCTGGTCATGTTGGATTTGCTGAATCCATAGAAATGATTGCTGATGGTATTGGTTGGAAATTAGACGGACCTATTACCCAAAGTCAAGAAGCTATTGTTTCAAGTGTTTATCGAAAAGCACCTTTTGCGGAAGTAGAGGCTGGTAATGTTGCAGGTGTTAGAATGCTGGGGCAAGGTATGGTCGATGGTCAACGCAAGTTAAACATGATTCATCCTCAACAAGTTGAACCACAACTTGAAGGCGTTCATACTGGTGATTATATTCGCATAAAGGGTATTCCTAATATAGATATGTCCATTACGCCAGAAGTACCAGGTGGAATTGGTACAATAGCTATGTGTGTCAACATGATACCTCATGTTATTAATGCAAGAAGTGGTCTTAAAACCATGTTAGATTTACCGGTTCCAAGAGCTATTATGGGTGATATGCGTGATCTTATTGAAGAATAG
- the alr gene encoding alanine racemase, translating to MLTNDAFRPTWAEIGLEALAHNIKEVRRLIGKAKKCCAVVKADAYGHGVVEAAKVFMENGADYLAVATLSEALELRHHFLEMPILILGYTPNSQLIEVVDHHITQTIYNKEMGEVLSSYAQLLNKSVKVHIKVDTGMSRLGFQVNEKNMETILAISKLPSIEIEGIFTHFARADEADKGYTHQQFEEYQKIVQELEVKGLRIPIKHVANSATIIDLPEYHLDMVRAGIMLYGLYPSDQVKKENANLKPAMSLKTKLSNVKFVEKGQGISYGHIYHAEKKVVIGTLPLGYADGFTRLLSGKSFVGIRGVSYPLVGRICMDQCMVLLKDDWLEIGEEVHIFGNGSHGEPHIDEVANIIGTINYEIVCMVGRRVPRVYVRQTEIIGIKDYLKIKNR from the coding sequence ATGCTTACTAATGATGCATTTCGTCCAACTTGGGCTGAGATAGGGCTTGAAGCATTGGCACATAATATAAAAGAAGTCAGAAGACTAATTGGTAAAGCTAAAAAATGTTGCGCTGTAGTCAAAGCTGATGCTTATGGTCATGGAGTTGTTGAGGCAGCTAAGGTTTTTATGGAGAATGGTGCAGATTATCTAGCTGTTGCTACATTATCAGAGGCTCTTGAATTAAGACATCATTTCTTAGAGATGCCAATTTTGATTTTAGGGTATACACCGAATAGTCAATTAATTGAAGTTGTTGACCATCATATTACCCAAACAATTTATAATAAAGAAATGGGAGAAGTCCTATCTTCTTATGCACAATTGCTTAATAAAAGCGTAAAAGTTCATATTAAAGTGGATACTGGAATGAGTCGATTAGGTTTTCAAGTTAATGAAAAGAACATGGAAACAATCTTAGCAATTTCTAAGTTACCTTCCATAGAGATTGAAGGGATATTTACCCATTTTGCTAGAGCTGATGAAGCAGATAAAGGATATACTCACCAACAGTTTGAAGAATATCAAAAAATAGTTCAAGAACTAGAAGTTAAGGGGCTTAGAATACCTATTAAGCACGTTGCTAACAGTGCAACAATAATTGACTTACCTGAATATCATTTAGATATGGTTAGAGCAGGTATTATGCTATATGGTCTTTATCCTTCAGATCAAGTAAAAAAAGAGAATGCCAACTTAAAACCAGCAATGAGCCTGAAGACTAAGCTCTCAAATGTTAAGTTTGTTGAGAAAGGTCAAGGTATAAGTTATGGACATATTTATCATGCAGAAAAAAAGGTTGTTATCGGGACTTTACCTTTAGGGTATGCTGATGGATTTACCAGATTACTTTCAGGAAAAAGTTTTGTAGGTATCAGGGGAGTATCTTATCCTTTAGTAGGGCGGATATGCATGGATCAATGCATGGTTTTATTAAAGGATGATTGGTTGGAGATTGGAGAAGAAGTTCATATCTTTGGGAATGGTAGTCATGGAGAGCCTCACATAGATGAAGTTGCAAATATTATAGGGACAATTAATTATGAGATCGTTTGTATGGTGGGGAGAAGAGTGCCTAGAGTCTATGTAAGACAAACAGAAATCATTGGTATAAAGGACTATTTAAAAATAAAGAATAGATAA
- the oraE gene encoding D-ornithine 4,5-aminomutase subunit OraE, whose translation MELKPNEKLNIEEILEDLEHYHPRRRGWHWRENCGSKTIGDFEFSEVSEPLKQSEPLPAAHSFNSIDPQPCNVITTEIASGRFEDDIRRMRMAAWHGADHLMVIRTAGQSHFDGLIEGTPQGIGGIPITRKQLRAQRKALDLIEDEVGRPINYHSYVSGVAGPEVAVMFAEEGVNGAHQDPQYNVLYRNINMIRSFVDAANAKCVMGWADMAQIDGAHNANATAMKAWKVMPELMVQHAINSLFSVKSGIEKENICLSSVPPTAPPAPCMKLDLPYAVALREIFKEYKIRAQQNTKYMGSSTREATVTHTLNLMISKLTRAEIQSTITPDEGRNVPWHIYNIEGTNTAKQALIGMDGLMEMIELKRDSGFLADKVRELKERAVLFVEEIIEAGGYFQAVEDGFFVDSGYYPERNGDGISRQINGGIGAGSVYERDEDYMAPVTAFFGYNNVAQYDADAVDQPSTLIDGSTFEEAEKIVYIDELDEEDNVNKRLEKTKELRETSQIKPEMEWQGDGIVQITMMLPTDERTAEFAAVEVGKKMGLEEVEVIHKEVLQMAEGTRVEIKGKVPFTIDTDQLIIPPKPAIMSDDEIRADIKERPLKIVAGTVGEDEHSVGLREILDIKHGGIEKYGIECHYLGTSVPVEKLVDAAIELGADAILASTIISHDDIHYKNMKRIHEYCIEKGIRDRIMIACGGTQVTPELAVKQGVDAGFGRGSKGVHVATFLVKKRRSMMDED comes from the coding sequence ATGGAACTAAAGCCTAATGAAAAGTTAAATATAGAGGAGATTTTAGAGGACTTAGAACATTATCATCCTCGTCGCCGTGGTTGGCATTGGCGTGAAAACTGTGGATCAAAAACTATTGGAGATTTTGAATTCTCAGAAGTTAGCGAACCTTTAAAGCAAAGTGAACCCTTGCCAGCTGCTCATTCTTTTAATAGCATTGATCCACAACCATGTAATGTTATTACGACTGAAATAGCTTCTGGCCGTTTTGAAGATGACATTCGTCGTATGCGTATGGCTGCTTGGCATGGTGCAGATCATCTTATGGTTATACGTACAGCAGGTCAGAGTCATTTTGATGGCTTAATAGAAGGAACACCTCAAGGTATTGGTGGTATTCCTATAACTCGTAAACAATTAAGAGCACAGAGGAAGGCTCTGGATTTAATAGAAGATGAAGTAGGTCGTCCAATTAACTATCACTCTTATGTCAGTGGTGTAGCTGGACCAGAAGTTGCTGTTATGTTTGCAGAAGAAGGTGTTAATGGAGCTCATCAAGATCCACAGTACAATGTTTTGTATCGTAATATCAATATGATTCGCTCATTTGTTGATGCAGCAAATGCAAAATGTGTAATGGGCTGGGCTGATATGGCTCAAATCGACGGTGCGCATAATGCTAACGCAACAGCTATGAAAGCTTGGAAAGTTATGCCGGAGCTAATGGTTCAACATGCCATCAATTCATTGTTCTCAGTAAAATCAGGTATTGAGAAAGAAAATATATGTCTATCATCTGTACCACCAACAGCGCCTCCTGCGCCATGTATGAAATTGGACTTACCATATGCAGTCGCACTTAGAGAAATTTTTAAAGAGTATAAAATTCGTGCACAACAGAATACAAAATATATGGGGTCCTCAACTCGAGAAGCTACAGTAACACATACTTTAAATCTAATGATTTCAAAGTTAACACGTGCTGAAATTCAATCAACCATCACACCTGACGAAGGTAGAAATGTTCCATGGCATATTTATAACATTGAAGGAACAAATACTGCTAAGCAAGCGCTTATTGGTATGGATGGGTTAATGGAAATGATTGAGCTGAAGCGTGATAGTGGTTTCTTAGCCGATAAAGTTAGAGAACTTAAAGAAAGAGCAGTCCTATTTGTAGAAGAAATCATTGAAGCTGGAGGGTATTTCCAAGCTGTTGAAGATGGCTTCTTTGTAGATTCTGGTTATTATCCCGAAAGAAATGGAGATGGTATATCCAGACAAATTAATGGAGGAATCGGTGCAGGTTCTGTTTATGAGAGAGACGAGGACTATATGGCACCAGTTACAGCATTCTTTGGTTATAACAATGTGGCACAATATGATGCTGATGCTGTTGATCAACCATCTACACTCATTGATGGTTCTACATTTGAAGAAGCAGAGAAAATTGTCTATATTGATGAATTAGATGAAGAAGATAATGTTAATAAGCGTTTAGAAAAAACAAAAGAACTAAGAGAAACAAGTCAGATTAAGCCAGAGATGGAATGGCAAGGTGACGGTATTGTTCAAATTACAATGATGTTACCCACAGATGAAAGAACTGCCGAGTTTGCAGCCGTTGAAGTAGGTAAGAAGATGGGGCTGGAAGAAGTTGAAGTTATCCACAAAGAAGTTTTACAAATGGCAGAAGGTACTCGTGTAGAGATTAAAGGGAAAGTACCATTCACTATTGATACAGATCAATTGATTATACCTCCTAAACCTGCAATTATGAGTGACGATGAAATTCGTGCAGATATAAAGGAACGTCCTCTTAAAATTGTTGCTGGTACTGTTGGAGAAGATGAACATTCAGTTGGTCTAAGAGAGATATTAGATATTAAACATGGTGGTATAGAAAAGTATGGCATTGAATGTCATTACTTAGGTACATCTGTGCCTGTAGAAAAATTAGTAGACGCGGCTATTGAATTAGGAGCTGATGCTATTTTAGCTTCGACTATTATTAGTCATGATGATATTCATTATAAAAACATGAAGAGGATCCATGAATATTGTATCGAAAAAGGTATTCGTGACCGTATAATGATTGCTTGTGGTGGAACACAAGTAACACCAGAGTTAGCTGTCAAGCAGGGGGTTGATGCTGGGTTTGGTAGAGGATCAAAAGGTGTTCATGTAGCCACATTCTTAGTGAAAAAAAGAAGGAGCATGATGGATGAAGATTGA
- the ortB gene encoding 2-amino-4-oxopentanoate thiolase subunit OrtB gives MSKDMSYAAVMARKGEIMKKAVGLDYEQFERDGIVFDYEAMMTGTGYSLEDVIDIQRASCVSQTPLYEMKNLTKLARMYAAEGKGARIFIKDEAANPSGSFKVRRAAISVHHAKKLGYKGVIAATSGNYGAAVASQAAMHGLDCIILQECYDSKGKGQPEIIEKARKCEAFGAEVVQLSVGPELFYTFLRLLEETGYFNASLYTPFGIAGVESLGYELAEQMKALEGKYPDAVVVTNAGGGNLTGTARGLKKAGANETEIIGASVDLSGLHMASDEQFNKKSFTTGHTGFGIPFTTWPDRSDVPRSAARPLRYIDRYVTISQGEVFYMTESLAQVEGMERGPAGNTSLAAAFAIAKEMDEDQIIVVQETEYTGAGKHIAPQLSFAKENGIAVLVGDPKDNIPGQNIILPENPGLISIKNLDLNRIRKSYIKNALHGRLDDTLSANEMNYIEEETRADSDFISLVINELRSE, from the coding sequence GTGAGTAAGGATATGAGCTATGCTGCTGTGATGGCACGTAAGGGTGAAATCATGAAGAAAGCAGTTGGATTAGATTATGAGCAATTTGAAAGAGATGGTATTGTATTTGACTATGAAGCAATGATGACAGGTACAGGATATTCTCTAGAAGATGTTATAGATATTCAGAGGGCATCTTGTGTGAGCCAAACACCTCTTTATGAAATGAAAAACTTAACGAAGCTTGCAAGAATGTACGCTGCTGAAGGAAAAGGCGCACGTATCTTTATAAAGGATGAAGCAGCCAATCCTTCTGGAAGTTTTAAAGTACGCCGTGCAGCGATTAGTGTTCATCATGCTAAAAAACTAGGCTATAAAGGAGTTATAGCAGCTACCAGTGGGAATTACGGAGCTGCAGTTGCTTCACAGGCAGCCATGCACGGACTGGATTGTATCATCCTTCAAGAATGTTATGATTCAAAAGGTAAAGGTCAACCTGAGATTATTGAGAAAGCTAGAAAATGCGAGGCTTTTGGAGCGGAAGTTGTACAATTATCTGTAGGACCTGAGCTTTTCTATACATTTTTAAGACTTTTAGAGGAAACAGGCTACTTTAATGCATCACTCTATACCCCCTTTGGTATCGCTGGTGTTGAAAGTCTTGGCTATGAATTGGCAGAACAAATGAAAGCTCTAGAAGGAAAGTATCCAGATGCAGTAGTGGTAACTAACGCTGGTGGAGGTAATTTAACCGGCACAGCTAGAGGGCTTAAAAAGGCCGGAGCTAATGAGACAGAAATAATAGGAGCCAGCGTTGATTTATCGGGATTACACATGGCTAGTGATGAGCAGTTCAATAAGAAATCATTTACTACTGGGCATACGGGTTTCGGTATACCTTTTACAACATGGCCAGATCGATCAGATGTACCAAGATCTGCAGCTAGACCTTTAAGATATATTGATCGCTATGTAACCATTTCTCAAGGTGAAGTTTTTTATATGACGGAAAGCTTAGCTCAAGTAGAAGGTATGGAAAGAGGTCCTGCAGGAAATACTTCACTAGCTGCCGCATTTGCAATTGCAAAAGAGATGGATGAAGATCAAATCATAGTTGTTCAAGAAACAGAATACACAGGTGCTGGTAAGCATATAGCACCACAATTATCCTTTGCAAAAGAGAATGGAATTGCAGTTTTAGTTGGTGACCCAAAAGATAATATACCTGGACAGAATATTATACTACCAGAAAATCCAGGATTGATTTCTATAAAAAATTTGGATTTAAACCGAATCCGTAAATCCTATATCAAAAATGCACTACATGGAAGGTTGGATGATACACTTTCTGCAAATGAGATGAATTACATCGAAGAGGAGACTAGGGCAGATAGTGACTTTATTAGTCTTGTAATTAATGAATTGAGAAGCGAGTAA
- the arcC gene encoding carbamate kinase — MSRVVVALGGNALQKSGAPATAQAQLDVIRDTAKHLVDIIQDGNEVVLAHGNGPQVGRIVIQNETAKDMTPSMPLDVCDGMSQGMIGYHIEQALDDELNAREMDIPVACLVTQVVVDQNDPAFEQPTKPIGPFYSKEESMLLEEKGYHMVEDSGRGYRRVVPSPDPKKIIELKSIRALVEVGHIVITVGGGGIPVIMDENRHMQGVAAVIDKDLASERLAEDLDAEVLLILTSVPKVSLNFGKPDQRDLDQITVDEANAYIEEGHFAKGSMLPKVKAAVRFAASKKGRKAIIASLEEAKQALEGKVGTCIAN; from the coding sequence ATGAGCCGAGTTGTAGTTGCTTTAGGAGGCAATGCTTTACAAAAGAGTGGAGCACCTGCTACCGCCCAGGCACAATTGGACGTCATTAGAGACACAGCTAAACATCTAGTTGATATTATTCAAGATGGAAATGAAGTTGTTTTAGCACATGGAAATGGACCACAAGTTGGTCGTATCGTTATTCAAAATGAAACAGCTAAAGATATGACTCCATCAATGCCTTTAGATGTTTGTGATGGTATGAGTCAAGGCATGATTGGCTATCATATTGAGCAAGCATTAGATGATGAATTGAATGCTAGAGAAATGGATATACCAGTAGCTTGTCTTGTTACTCAAGTCGTTGTTGATCAAAATGATCCGGCATTTGAACAACCAACGAAGCCTATAGGACCATTTTATAGTAAAGAAGAATCCATGTTACTTGAAGAAAAAGGTTATCATATGGTAGAGGATTCTGGTAGGGGCTATCGAAGAGTTGTACCTTCACCAGATCCTAAAAAGATCATTGAACTTAAATCTATTAGAGCCTTAGTTGAGGTAGGACATATCGTTATAACGGTTGGTGGTGGTGGTATACCAGTCATCATGGACGAGAATCGTCATATGCAAGGCGTAGCAGCAGTTATTGATAAGGATTTAGCTTCTGAAAGATTAGCTGAGGATTTAGATGCTGAAGTGTTACTCATTTTAACGAGTGTACCAAAAGTATCACTCAATTTTGGTAAACCTGATCAAAGAGATTTAGATCAGATTACAGTAGATGAAGCCAATGCTTATATTGAAGAAGGGCATTTTGCAAAAGGAAGCATGTTACCAAAAGTAAAAGCAGCAGTACGATTTGCTGCTTCAAAGAAAGGCAGAAAAGCTATTATTGCTTCTTTAGAAGAAGCTAAACAAGCATTAGAAGGAAAAGTAGGTACTTGCATCGCCAATTAA
- the ortA gene encoding 2-amino-4-oxopentanoate thiolase subunit OrtA, protein MNKAKKNDWVKIHNIILGPEERAPQVPEDTKKVPLELWVKGYLIDEKAEIGDTVVVKTVTGRRVSGSLIEIEPSFNHDFGSYVKELAYIGPGLRELLKGGEHRE, encoded by the coding sequence ATGAATAAAGCCAAGAAGAATGATTGGGTTAAAATTCATAATATCATATTAGGACCTGAGGAGAGAGCTCCTCAGGTTCCTGAGGATACAAAGAAAGTACCATTGGAATTATGGGTTAAGGGGTATTTGATCGACGAGAAAGCCGAAATTGGTGATACAGTTGTTGTCAAGACTGTTACAGGAAGACGTGTCAGCGGTAGTCTAATTGAAATAGAACCTTCATTTAATCATGATTTTGGTAGTTATGTTAAGGAACTAGCTTATATTGGTCCTGGACTTAGAGAATTATTAAAAGGTGGTGAACACCGTGAGTAA
- a CDS encoding GlmL-related ornithine degradation protein, with protein MKIDALVAEIGSTTTVINAFHDLTCPCPKFIGQGQAPTSVLEGDVNIGLENALKDLKKSLGVSTIDSDAFFATSSAAGGLRMTVHGLVYDMTVRAAKEAALGAGANIHFITAGKLRRSDLKKISAIHPNIILLSGGVDYGERDTAIENAERLLGLNLNLPLIYAGNIENQEEIIEIFEESNYELHVTDNVYPKIDDLNIEPTRSIIQNVFEKHITTAPGMEKVRSFVTSNIIPTPGAVMLATKLIYDSFGDVLTFDVGGATTDVHSVTCGSEEINRILISPEPKAKRTVEGDLGVYVNMNNVIDLIGKEELASYLNMNSEELNQLIEGYKAVPHTENELKFVNQLTEKALSLAIRRHAGQVRYLYGGTGKRAVAEGKDLTNTKYIIGTGGALTRLPDNKAIIDRVIKSKKETELLPHEDVKVLIDKHYIMASLGVLSKKYPEAALELLRQSLEF; from the coding sequence ATGAAGATTGATGCATTAGTGGCTGAAATTGGGAGTACCACAACTGTAATTAATGCATTTCATGATTTAACTTGCCCTTGTCCTAAATTTATAGGACAGGGGCAAGCGCCTACTTCCGTATTAGAAGGAGATGTGAATATCGGTCTTGAAAATGCATTAAAGGATTTAAAGAAGAGTCTAGGTGTCTCTACCATTGATTCAGATGCATTTTTTGCAACTAGTAGTGCTGCTGGTGGGTTAAGAATGACTGTACATGGGCTGGTATATGATATGACAGTAAGAGCTGCAAAGGAGGCTGCTTTAGGAGCAGGAGCCAATATTCATTTTATAACAGCTGGAAAGTTACGACGCTCTGATTTAAAAAAAATTTCTGCGATACATCCTAATATCATTTTGTTATCAGGTGGTGTAGATTACGGTGAGAGGGATACAGCCATAGAAAATGCTGAGCGTCTCCTTGGACTGAATTTAAATCTTCCATTAATCTATGCTGGGAATATTGAAAATCAAGAAGAAATCATAGAAATTTTTGAAGAATCAAATTATGAGCTGCATGTAACCGATAATGTATATCCTAAAATTGACGATCTCAATATAGAACCCACAAGAAGTATTATTCAGAATGTTTTTGAAAAACATATTACAACAGCACCAGGAATGGAGAAAGTCAGAAGTTTTGTCACTTCAAACATCATTCCTACTCCAGGAGCTGTTATGTTAGCAACCAAGCTTATTTACGATTCATTTGGTGATGTCCTTACCTTTGATGTAGGAGGAGCAACAACGGATGTTCATTCTGTTACTTGTGGTAGTGAAGAAATCAATCGCATATTAATTAGTCCTGAACCTAAAGCAAAAAGAACAGTTGAAGGTGATTTGGGTGTCTATGTCAATATGAACAATGTCATTGATTTAATAGGGAAAGAAGAACTAGCTTCATACCTGAATATGAATAGTGAAGAATTGAACCAATTAATAGAGGGCTATAAAGCAGTTCCTCATACTGAGAATGAATTAAAATTTGTTAATCAATTAACAGAAAAGGCTTTAAGCCTTGCTATTAGAAGACATGCAGGTCAAGTTAGGTACTTATATGGAGGAACAGGAAAACGAGCCGTTGCGGAAGGAAAAGACTTAACTAACACAAAATATATTATTGGTACAGGAGGAGCATTAACCCGATTACCTGACAATAAAGCTATTATTGATCGTGTTATAAAGAGTAAAAAAGAAACTGAATTGTTACCTCATGAGGATGTTAAAGTTCTTATTGATAAGCATTACATTATGGCATCTCTAGGTGTACTCTCTAAAAAATATCCTGAAGCAGCATTAGAGCTCTTGAGGCAAAGTTTAGAATTCTAA
- the orr gene encoding ornithine racemase Orr, translated as MSYPQVVIDLNKLRHNTSYLVDLCHQKSIQVAGVSKVFCADPKMVKVMMDNGIDYIADSRIDNLRKIKDFKVPKILLRLPMISEVDEVVRYSDISLNSEVVTIEALNSAAKLAKCMHEIILMCDIGDLREGIFDKTELINTIRSVLQMENIKLVGLGTNITCYGGVIPTPEVLGKLVTIKEKVENTFNLQLNIISGGNSSSIELLKKGEMPKAINHLRLGESIILGRETAFGNPISNTFDDCMLLKAEIIELKEKPSVPIGEIGMDAFGKVPEFVDKGIRKRAICAVGKQDVDLADIIPIDKWVDILGGSSDHLIVDVTDSKRDYKVGDIMTFKLTYGSILSLMTSAYVDVQYI; from the coding sequence TTGTCTTATCCACAAGTAGTCATTGATCTGAATAAATTGAGGCACAATACCAGTTATTTAGTAGATCTCTGTCATCAAAAAAGTATTCAAGTAGCTGGTGTATCAAAAGTTTTTTGTGCTGACCCAAAAATGGTTAAAGTGATGATGGATAATGGGATTGATTATATAGCAGATTCTAGAATAGATAATCTGAGAAAAATAAAAGATTTCAAAGTACCAAAAATTTTATTAAGACTGCCTATGATTTCTGAAGTTGATGAAGTCGTACGATATTCCGATATTTCTTTAAATTCTGAAGTAGTAACCATAGAAGCACTTAACAGTGCCGCTAAGTTAGCGAAATGTATGCATGAAATCATACTAATGTGTGATATTGGTGATCTAAGGGAAGGTATCTTTGATAAAACTGAGCTAATCAATACAATTCGCTCAGTTTTACAGATGGAAAATATTAAACTCGTTGGTTTAGGTACAAATATAACTTGTTATGGTGGTGTCATTCCAACTCCTGAGGTTTTAGGAAAATTGGTAACAATAAAAGAGAAAGTTGAAAATACTTTCAATCTCCAATTAAATATTATATCAGGAGGTAATTCAAGTAGTATAGAATTATTAAAAAAAGGAGAAATGCCGAAGGCTATAAACCATCTTCGTTTAGGGGAATCAATTATTTTAGGAAGAGAAACAGCCTTTGGGAATCCGATTTCAAATACTTTTGATGATTGTATGTTGCTAAAAGCTGAGATCATTGAATTGAAGGAAAAACCGTCAGTGCCAATTGGTGAGATTGGTATGGATGCCTTTGGAAAGGTACCAGAATTTGTTGATAAAGGGATTCGAAAAAGAGCTATATGCGCCGTTGGGAAACAGGATGTTGACTTAGCAGATATTATACCTATAGATAAGTGGGTTGATATTTTAGGTGGAAGTAGTGATCATTTAATCGTTGATGTAACGGATAGTAAAAGAGACTATAAAGTTGGAGACATCATGACTTTTAAACTAACTTACGGTAGTATACTTAGCCTGATGACCTCAGCATATGTTGATGTTCAATATATATAA